One genomic window of Streptomyces sp. WP-1 includes the following:
- the nhaA gene encoding Na+/H+ antiporter NhaA yields the protein MTAPRIPHPARKALGRLSLPERTYVADALRTETVGGVLLLIAAVTALIWANVPALRHSYEAVSHFSFGPAALGLDLSVAHWAADGVLAIFFFVAGIELKRELVAGDLRDPRAAVLPVVAALCGMAVPALVYTVTNLAGHGSTQGWAVPTATDIAFALAVLAVIGTSLPSALRAFLLTLAVVDDLFAILIIAVFFTDRLNFAALGGAFLGLAVFWLLLRKGVRGWYVYLPLAAVNWALMYNSGVHATIAGVAMGLMLRCTTRAGEERSPGERVEHLVRPLSAGFAVPLFALFSAGVVVSGRALGDLFTRPETLGVVLGLVLGKALGIFGGTWLTVRFTRASLSEDLAWADVFAVASLAGIGFTVSLLIGELAYDGDALLTDETKAAVLAGSLIAAVCATVLLKIRNAKYRRLCEAEDRDDDLDGVPDVYEEDDPAYHLRMARILERRAAEHRRIAAERTAAAGDGSAEAAGGAGAGGGRPA from the coding sequence GTGACCGCGCCCCGCATCCCGCACCCCGCCCGCAAGGCCCTCGGACGCCTGTCCCTGCCCGAGCGGACCTATGTCGCGGACGCCCTGCGCACGGAGACCGTCGGCGGAGTGCTCCTGCTGATCGCCGCCGTGACCGCCCTGATCTGGGCGAACGTCCCGGCGCTGCGCCACAGCTACGAGGCGGTCAGCCACTTCAGCTTCGGCCCCGCCGCCCTCGGCCTCGACCTGTCGGTCGCCCACTGGGCCGCCGACGGCGTCCTCGCGATCTTCTTCTTCGTCGCCGGTATCGAGCTCAAACGCGAACTGGTCGCCGGCGACCTGCGCGACCCCAGGGCGGCCGTGCTCCCCGTGGTGGCCGCCCTGTGCGGCATGGCCGTACCCGCCCTCGTCTACACCGTCACCAACCTCGCCGGACACGGCTCCACACAAGGCTGGGCGGTGCCCACCGCCACCGACATCGCCTTCGCGCTCGCCGTCCTCGCGGTGATCGGCACCTCGCTGCCCAGCGCCCTGCGCGCCTTCCTGCTCACCCTCGCCGTCGTCGACGACCTCTTCGCGATCCTGATCATCGCGGTCTTCTTCACCGACCGGCTGAACTTCGCCGCCCTCGGCGGCGCGTTCCTCGGCCTCGCCGTCTTCTGGCTGCTGCTGCGCAAGGGCGTACGCGGCTGGTACGTCTACCTGCCACTCGCGGCCGTCAACTGGGCGCTGATGTACAACAGCGGCGTGCACGCCACCATCGCCGGGGTGGCCATGGGCCTGATGCTGCGCTGCACCACCCGCGCGGGCGAGGAGCGCTCGCCCGGCGAGCGCGTCGAGCACCTGGTGCGGCCCCTGTCCGCCGGATTCGCGGTGCCGCTGTTCGCGCTGTTCAGCGCCGGGGTGGTGGTGTCCGGGCGGGCGCTCGGCGACCTGTTCACCCGACCGGAGACCCTCGGCGTGGTTCTGGGCCTGGTCCTCGGCAAAGCGCTCGGCATATTCGGCGGCACCTGGCTGACCGTCCGCTTCACCCGCGCCTCCCTGAGCGAGGACCTCGCCTGGGCGGACGTCTTCGCGGTCGCCTCGCTCGCCGGCATCGGCTTCACGGTCTCGCTGCTCATCGGCGAACTGGCCTACGACGGCGACGCGCTGCTCACCGACGAGACCAAGGCCGCCGTCCTCGCCGGTTCCCTGATCGCCGCGGTCTGTGCCACCGTGCTGCTGAAGATACGCAACGCCAAGTACCGGCGGCTGTGCGAGGCCGAGGACCGCGACGACGACCTGGACGGCGTCCCCGACGTCTACGAGGAGGACGACCCGGCGTACCACCTGCGCATGGCCCGGATCCTGGAGCGCAGGGCCGCCGAACACCGGCGGATCGCCGCCGAACGGACGGCCGCGGCGGGCGACGGGAGTGCGGAAGCAGCGGGCGGGGCAGGCGCCGGGGGCGGCCGTCCGGCATGA
- a CDS encoding phage holin family protein: MSAPDGSPVGAERSIGQLFASATTDLSALVHDEIALAKAQLKQDVKRGATSGGAFSMAGAVLVFSLPMLNFALAYGIRTWSHWNLAICFVLSFAANVLVAGLLALIGVVFAKKAKKGRGPQKVAASVKETANVLGKAKPHPRPELPEDRSPAAIEAVARSSS; this comes from the coding sequence ATGAGCGCACCCGACGGCAGCCCGGTCGGCGCCGAACGCAGCATCGGCCAGCTGTTCGCCTCGGCGACGACCGATTTGTCGGCGCTGGTGCACGACGAGATCGCGCTGGCCAAGGCGCAGCTCAAGCAGGACGTGAAGCGCGGCGCGACCAGCGGTGGCGCGTTCTCGATGGCGGGCGCGGTCCTGGTCTTCTCCCTGCCGATGCTCAACTTCGCCCTGGCGTACGGCATCCGCACCTGGTCCCACTGGAACCTGGCGATCTGCTTCGTGCTGTCCTTCGCGGCCAACGTGCTCGTCGCCGGTCTGCTGGCCCTGATCGGTGTGGTGTTCGCGAAGAAGGCCAAGAAGGGCCGGGGCCCGCAGAAGGTCGCCGCCTCCGTGAAGGAGACCGCGAACGTCCTCGGCAAGGCCAAGCCGCACCCGCGCCCGGAGCTTCCCGAGGATCGCAGCCCCGCGGCCATCGAGGCTGTGGCACGCTCGTCGTCATGA
- a CDS encoding alpha/beta fold hydrolase encodes MTDPAHDPAPASLVRIGLPGHQVIHRDVAANGARFHIAELGDGPLVLLLHGFPQFWWTWRHQLVALAEAGYRAVAMDLRGVGGSDRTPRGYDPANLALDVTGVIRSLGEPDAALVGHDLGGYLAWTAAAMRPKLVRRLAVVSMPHPRRWRAAMLRDARQTAANSYIWGFQRPWIPERQLTADDGELVGRLIRDWSGPREPENEAVRTYRRAMCIPSTAHCSVEPYRWLVRSLARPDGVQFYRRMKRPVRVPTLHLHGSLDPVSRTRSAAGSGEYVEAPYRWRLFDGLGHFPHEEDPVAFSTELVNWLRDPEPDR; translated from the coding sequence ATGACGGACCCCGCTCATGACCCCGCTCCTGCCTCGCTGGTGCGGATCGGCCTGCCCGGACACCAGGTGATCCACCGGGACGTCGCCGCGAACGGCGCCCGCTTCCACATCGCGGAACTCGGCGACGGCCCCCTGGTGCTGCTGCTCCATGGCTTCCCGCAGTTCTGGTGGACCTGGCGGCACCAGCTGGTCGCCCTCGCGGAGGCCGGCTACCGGGCGGTGGCCATGGACCTGCGGGGCGTCGGCGGCAGCGACCGCACACCGCGCGGCTACGATCCGGCCAATCTCGCCCTGGACGTCACCGGCGTCATCCGCTCCCTCGGCGAGCCGGACGCCGCACTCGTCGGGCACGACCTCGGCGGCTATCTGGCGTGGACCGCGGCGGCCATGCGTCCCAAGCTGGTGCGCCGGCTCGCGGTGGTGTCGATGCCCCATCCGAGGCGCTGGCGCGCGGCGATGCTGCGCGACGCCCGGCAGACGGCCGCCAACTCCTACATCTGGGGCTTCCAGCGCCCCTGGATCCCGGAGCGTCAACTCACGGCTGACGACGGGGAGCTGGTGGGCCGTCTGATCCGGGACTGGTCCGGGCCGCGCGAGCCGGAAAACGAGGCGGTGCGCACGTACCGGCGCGCCATGTGCATCCCCTCCACCGCGCACTGCTCCGTCGAGCCGTACCGCTGGCTGGTGCGCTCCCTGGCACGCCCGGACGGCGTGCAGTTCTACCGCAGGATGAAGCGCCCGGTGCGGGTGCCCACGCTGCATCTGCACGGTTCACTCGATCCGGTGAGCCGCACGCGCAGCGCCGCCGGTTCCGGGGAGTACGTCGAAGCGCCGTACCGCTGGCGGCTGTTCGACGGACTGGGGCACTTCCCGCACGAGGAGGACCCGGTGGCGTTCTCGACGGAGCTGGTCAACTGGCTGCGGGACCCCGAGCCCGACCGGTGA
- a CDS encoding MarP family serine protease, with product MNVLDILLLVAAVWFAVVGYRQGFVVGILSVIGFLGGGLAAVYALPVVWDAVTDNAEVSTTAAVVAVVVVIVCASVGQALTTHLGNKLRKHITWSPARALDATGGALVNVVAMLLVAWLIGSALAGTTLPTLGKQVRGSKVLLGVSRALPAQADGWFADFSSVLAQNGFPQVFSPFSDEPIKDVQPPDPALAGSPVATHAQRSIVKVTGTAQSCGKVLEGTGFVFADRRVMTNAHVVGGVDAPTVQIGGAGRRYDAKVVLYDWKRDIAVLDVPDLKADTLKFAAPDATGGDGAIVAGFPENGSYDVRAARVRGRISVNGPDIYHRGSVRRDVYSLYATVRQGNSGGPLLTPDGRVYGVVFAKSLDDAETGYALTADEIRPDIARGRTANEQVGTDSCAL from the coding sequence GTGAACGTGCTGGACATCCTGTTGCTGGTCGCTGCCGTGTGGTTCGCCGTCGTGGGCTACCGCCAGGGCTTCGTCGTGGGCATCCTGTCGGTGATCGGCTTCCTGGGCGGCGGCCTCGCGGCGGTGTACGCGCTGCCCGTGGTCTGGGACGCGGTGACCGACAACGCGGAGGTGAGCACCACCGCCGCCGTCGTGGCCGTGGTCGTCGTCATCGTCTGCGCCTCCGTCGGGCAGGCCCTGACCACCCACCTGGGCAACAAACTGCGCAAGCACATCACCTGGTCCCCGGCCCGCGCCCTGGACGCCACCGGCGGCGCGCTGGTCAATGTGGTGGCGATGCTCCTGGTGGCCTGGCTGATCGGCTCCGCCCTGGCCGGCACCACCCTGCCGACCCTCGGCAAGCAGGTGCGCGGCTCCAAGGTGCTGCTCGGGGTCTCCCGGGCGCTGCCCGCCCAGGCCGACGGCTGGTTCGCGGACTTCTCCTCCGTCCTCGCGCAGAACGGCTTCCCGCAGGTCTTCAGCCCGTTCTCCGACGAGCCCATCAAGGACGTCCAGCCACCGGACCCGGCCCTCGCCGGCAGCCCGGTCGCCACCCATGCCCAGCGCTCCATCGTCAAGGTCACCGGCACCGCGCAGAGCTGCGGCAAGGTCCTGGAGGGCACCGGCTTCGTCTTCGCCGACCGCCGCGTGATGACCAACGCGCACGTCGTCGGCGGGGTGGACGCGCCGACCGTGCAGATAGGCGGAGCGGGGCGGCGCTACGACGCCAAGGTGGTGCTGTACGACTGGAAGCGCGACATCGCGGTACTCGACGTACCGGACCTGAAGGCGGACACGCTGAAGTTCGCCGCGCCGGACGCGACCGGGGGCGACGGCGCGATCGTGGCCGGCTTCCCGGAGAACGGCTCGTACGACGTGCGCGCGGCCCGGGTGCGCGGGCGCATCTCGGTCAACGGCCCGGACATCTACCACCGCGGCAGCGTGCGCCGCGATGTCTACTCGCTGTACGCGACCGTCCGCCAGGGAAACTCCGGCGGACCCCTGCTCACCCCTGACGGCAGGGTCTACGGGGTGGTGTTCGCCAAGTCCCTGGACGACGCCGAGACCGGTTACGCGCTGACGGCGGACGAGATCCGGCCGGACATCGCCCGCGGCCGCACGGCGAACGAGCAGGTGGGTACGGACAGCTGCGCGCTGTGA
- a CDS encoding CoA pyrophosphatase, which yields MTWASETRGDAVVLDGRGLPNWLAPVARAAETVEPRQLSRFLPPENGSGRQSAVLILFGEGPRGPELLLMERSGSLRSHAGQPSFPGGSLDPEDGDPLGEGPLRAALREAEEETGLDPRGVQPFAVLPRLYIPVSRFVVTPVLGWWREPSPVGAVDPNETARVFTVPVADLTDPANRTTVVHPSGFRGPAFQVESTLVWGFTAGVIDRLLHYAGWERPWDREKLSPLDWSS from the coding sequence ATGACATGGGCCAGTGAGACGCGAGGCGACGCGGTGGTGCTGGACGGCCGGGGACTGCCGAACTGGCTGGCCCCGGTGGCGCGCGCGGCCGAGACCGTCGAGCCCCGCCAGCTCAGCCGCTTCCTGCCGCCCGAGAACGGCTCGGGCCGCCAGTCGGCCGTGCTCATCCTGTTCGGCGAGGGTCCTCGCGGCCCCGAACTGCTGCTCATGGAGCGCTCCGGCTCGCTGCGCTCGCACGCGGGCCAGCCGTCCTTCCCGGGCGGCTCCCTCGACCCCGAGGACGGCGACCCGCTCGGCGAGGGCCCGCTGCGCGCCGCCCTGCGCGAGGCCGAGGAGGAGACCGGGCTCGACCCCCGGGGCGTGCAGCCGTTCGCCGTGCTGCCCCGGCTGTACATCCCGGTCAGCCGCTTCGTCGTCACGCCCGTCCTCGGCTGGTGGCGCGAGCCCAGCCCGGTCGGCGCGGTGGACCCGAACGAGACGGCGCGGGTGTTCACGGTCCCCGTGGCGGATCTCACGGACCCCGCCAACCGCACCACCGTCGTCCACCCCAGCGGGTTCCGGGGCCCGGCATTCCAGGTCGAATCGACCCTTGTGTGGGGTTTCACGGCCGGGGTGATCGACCGGCTGCTGCACTACGCGGGCTGGGAGCGACCCTGGGACCGGGAGAAGCTGTCCCCGCTCGACTGGAGCTCATGA